Proteins encoded in a region of the Prunus persica cultivar Lovell chromosome G4, Prunus_persica_NCBIv2, whole genome shotgun sequence genome:
- the LOC18780813 gene encoding LRR receptor-like serine/threonine-protein kinase GSO2: MTSRVISLNLHFSGLQGNIHSNSSLFSLGHLKRLDLSSNDFRGSPISSKFGGFVSMTHLDLSYSNFSGPIPSEISHLSTLVSLNLSQSSYLVVTHVDTLSFNRIVQNLTNLRELNLASVDMSSVIPDSFKNLSSSLEILELPWCNLQGKFPESIFQRPNLRLLDLGHNYNLTGYFPESNWSSPLEMLDLSRTRISVDWHHLTRNFKSLRDLSLSNCSFVGSYLAFLGNLTQIMRLDLSSNSFGGQIPWSFFLNLESLVSLNLGGNNYVGQFPEVYSNSTSNSSLYDFSKQQLVGPIPRHLTELYLYENQLNGTIPSWLGSLPSLEWLNLRSNQLSGNIIEFQSRSLSGLLLNDNKLDGLIPRSIFELENLRWLDLSSNNLSGTVEFEKFSKLQILNLSFNHLSLSFNHLRNNTLPQLELLDLSSCNISEFPYFLRAAPKLDTLSLSHNRIQANIPKWLLDLWKDSLSYLDLSHNSLTGTVGPLRWKNLQYLDLRNNSLQGELPIPSPSTYYFFISNNQFTGEIPPTICSLSSLQILDLSNNKLSGKIHQCIGNFSQRLSVLNLRNNKFYGMIPDTFSEGNVLRNLDLNKNQLEGSLPPTLLTCRELEVLDLANNKIQDTFPNWLESLPKLQVLILRSNKFYGEICIPKTKFPFQKLHIIDLSNNRFSGLLPTKYFEHLTAVINSQEHGLKYMGEGYYQDTVVVTIKGFEIEMEKILTFFTIIDFSNNTFRGEISSVISKLKSLKGLNFSHNELTGTIPPSFGEMRNLEWLDLSSNKLVGEISEQLANLTSLSKFNVSKNQLVGPIPHGKQFDTFENDSYSGNTGLCGLPLSKTCSAPHQSPPSSFQQEVDLEHENGFDWKLVLMGYASRVVIGISVGYLVLSNGTPDWLVKVVGRKQCRRTVKITQRRA, translated from the coding sequence ATGACTAGTCGTGTGATCAGTCTCAACCTTCATTTCAGTGGGCTTCAAGGCAATATCCATTCCAATAGCAGCTTATTCTCTCTCGGCCATCTCAAGAGGCTAGACCTCTCTTCTAATGATTTCAGAGGTTCCCCAATTTCGTCCAAATTTGGTGGCTTTGTAAGTATGACTCACCTTGACCTCTCTTACTCCAATTTCAGTGGCCCAATACCTTCCGAAATTTCCCACCTTTCCACCTTGGTTTCACTCAATCTCTCGCAATCTTCATATCTTGTTGTGACACATGTTGATACTCTTAGCTTTAACAGAATTGTTCAAAACCTGACCAATCTTCGGGAGCTTAATTTGGCCTCTGTTGATATGTCATCAGTTATACCTGATTCTTTCAAAAAtctgtcttcttctttggaaATTCTTGAACTTCCCTGGTGCAACTTGCAAGGAAAATTCCCAGAAAGCATTTTCCAACGACCAAATCTTCGACTCCTAGATTTAGGCCACAACTATAACCTCACAGGTTATTTCCCCGAGTCTAACTGGAGCAGTCCCCTTGAGATGCTGGATCTCTCTCGTACAAGAATCTCAGTAGATTGGCATCATCTGACAAGAAATTTCAAGTCTTTGAGAGATTTGTCTCTCAGCAATTGCAGTTTTGTAGGATCATATCTTGCATTTCTTGGTAACCTCACACAAATCATGCGGTTGGACCTCTCGTCTAACAGTTTTGGTGGCCAAATCCCATGGTCGTTCTTTTTAAACCTTGAGAGCCTTGTTTCCTTAAATCTCGGTGGCAATAACTATGTCGGTCAGTTTCCAGAAGTGTATAGCAACTCGACATCGAACTCTTCTTTATATGATTTTTCAAAACAACAACTGGTGGGTCCTATTCCTCGACACTTAACCGAGCTCTATTTATATGAGAACCAACTCAACGGAACAATACCATCTTGGTTAGGTAGTTTGCCATCATTGGAGTGGTTAAACCTTAGAAGTAACCAACTCAGCGGTAATATCATTGAGTTCCAATCTCGTTCTTTGTCAGGGCTTCTTTTAAATGATAACAAGCTGGATGGCCTGATTCCAAGATCAATCTTTGAACTTGAGAACCTTAGATGGCTTGATCTATCATCCAATAACTTGAGTGGCACTGTGGAGTTTGAAAAGTTTTCCAAACTCCAAATTCTTAATCTTTCCTTTAATCATTTATCCTTGAGCTTCAACCATTTGAGAAACAACACCTTGCCTCAACTTGAGTTACTAGATTTGTCGTCTTGCAACATAAGTGAGTTCCCATACTTTCTAAGGGCCGCACCAAAGTTGGACACGTTATCCCTTTCCCACAACCGAATCCAAGCCAACATTCCCAAATGGTTATTGGATTTGTGGAAAGATTCATTGAGTTATTTGGATCTTTCTCACAACTCTTTGACTGGCACTGTAGGACCGCTTCGGTGGAAAAATCTCCAGTATCTTGACCTTCGCAACAATTCTCTCCAAGGAGAGCTTCCAATTCCATCACCTTCCACATATTACTTTTTCATATCAAACAATCAATTCACTGGAGAGATACCTCCAACGATCTGCAGCCTGAGTAGCCTTCAAATCCTTGATTTGTCTAATAATAAATTGAGTGGCAAAATTCATCAATGCATAGGGAATTTCAGTCAGAGACTCTCTGTTTTGAATCTACGGaataataaattttatggCATGATTCCAGACACATTTTCTGAGGGAAACGTTTTGAGAAATCTTGATCTTAATAAAAATCAGTTGGAAGGGTCGTTGCCGCCAACTTTGCTCACATGTAGAGAGTTAGAAGTTCTAGACCTTGcaaacaacaaaattcaagacACATTCCCAAATTGGCTAGAATCTCTTCCGAAGTTGCAGGTTCTTATCTTGAGGTCTAACAAATTCTATGGTGAAATATGCATTCCAAAAACTAAGTTTCCATTCCAAAAATTGCATATCATAGACCTCTCCAACAATCGGTTTAGCGGTCTCTTGccaacaaaatattttgaacaCTTGACGGCTGTGATAAACTCGCAAGAACATGGACTGAAATATATGGGAGAGGGTTACTATCAGGATACTGTGGTAGTGACAATTAAAGGCTTCGAAATTGAAATGGAGAAGATCCTGACGTTCTTCACAATTATTGATTTCTCAAACAACACTTTCAGAGGAGAGATTTCAAGTGTAATTAGTAAGCTTAAATCATTGAAGGGGCTTAACTTTTCTCATAATGAGCTTACAGGTACAATTCCACCATCATTTGGAGAAATGCGCAATCTTGAATGGTTAGATCTGTCTTCAAACAAACTTGTTGGTGAAATTTCGGAGCAACTGGCAAATTTGACGTCACTATCGAAGTTCAATGTTTCAAAAAATCAACTTGTGGGGCCCATACCTCATGGCAAGCAATTTGATACATTTGAAAATGATTCATATAGTGGAAATACAGGATTGTGTGGATTGCCACTTTCTAAAACATGCAGTGCACCACATCAATCACCGCCATCGTCATTCCAACAAGAGGTTGATTTGGAGCATGAGAATGGTTTTGATTGGAAGCTAGTGTTGATGGGGTATGCATCTAGGGTGGTAATTGGAATATCTGTGGGATATCTTGTACTCTCTAATGGAACACCAGATTGGCTTGTTAAAGTGGTAGGAAGAAAGCAATGTCGTAGAACTGTGAAAATCACACAACGACGTGCTTGA